The window AAGTTGATCTTCGTCACCCCGGATTACTACGAAGAACGCCCCAAGACCTGCATGAACGGCTGGGCCAATCTGTTTCTCGACATCACCCCCGACGGCACGGCATTGCCTTGCCACAGCGCCCGCCAGTTGCCGGTGCAGTTTCCCAACGTGCGCGAGCACAGCATCGAGCACATCTGGACTGATTCTTTCGGTTTCAATCGCTTTCGTGGCGATGACTGGATGAAGGAGCCGTGCCGCTCCTGCGATGAAAAGCACAAGGATCTGGGCGGCTGCCGCTGCCAGGCATTCATGCTGACCGGCGACGCCGCCAACGCTGACCCGGTGTGCAGCAAATCCCCGCACCACGGTGTGATTCTCAAGGCCCGCGAGGAAGCCGAGGCGCCGGGGCTGGGCATGGAACACCTGACGTTACGCAACGAGAAGGCTTCTCGATTGATCTACCGCGGATGAATCAAACAACACAAATCCCCTGTGGGAGTGAGCCTGCTCGCGATAGCGGTCTTCCAGCCACCATTGATGCTGCCTGACACTCCGTCATCGCGAGCAGGCTCGCTCCCTCAGGGGATTTGCGGTGGACACAGGATTTGAGTACACCAGCCGTGCTACCCATTGGTCTGATTGCATTCACTGCCGGATGGTTTAGTGTGGGCATTACCTTCCAAAACAATAAAAACAGGCTTTCCAATGAGCCAGAGTCTCAGTCAACTGCGTAAATTCGTTTCGCCTGAAATCATCTTTGGTGCCGGCTGCCGGCACAACGTCGGCAATTGCGCCAAAACCTTTGGTGCCCGCAAGGTGCTGCTGGTCAGCGATCCCGGTGTGATTGCCGCCGGTTGGGTCGCTGATGTCGAGGCCAGCCTGCAGGCCCAGGGCATCGAGTACGTCCTGTACAGCGCGGTCTCGCCCAACCCGCGGGTCGAAGAAGTGATGCTCGGCGCCGATCTGTACCGGGAAAACCATTGCGATGTGATCGTGGCCGTCGGTGGCGGCAGCCCGATGGATTGCGGCAAAGGCATTGGCATTGTCGTCGCCCATGGGCGCAGCATTCTCGAATTCGAAGGCGTGGACACCATCCGCGTCCCGAGCCCGCCGCTGATCCTGATTCCGACCACCGCCGGGACCTCGGCCGATGTCTCGCAATTCGTGATCATCTCCAACCAGCAAGAACGCATGAAATTCTCCATCGTCAGTAAGGCGGTGGTGCCGGACGTGTCGCTGATCGACCCGGAAACCACGTTGAGCATGGACCCGTTCCTGTCGGCCTGTACCGGCATCGATGCATTGGTGCATGCCATCGAAGCGTTTGTATCCACCGGTCACGGGCCGTTGACCGATCCCCACGCACTTGAAGCGATGCGCCTGATCAACGGCAACCTGGTGCAGATGATCGCCAACCCGCACGACATTGCCTTGCGCGAGAAAATCATGCTCGGCAGCATGCAGGCCGGGCTGGCGTTCTCCAACGCGATCCTCGGCGCGGTGCACGCCATGTCCCACAGCCTCGGTGGCTTTCTCGACTTGCCTCATGGGCTGTGCAACGCGGTGCTGGTGGAACACGTGGTGGCGTTCAACTACAGCTCGGCGCCCGAGCGCTTCAAGGTGATCGCCGAGACCTTTGGCATCGATTGCCGTGGCTTGAATCACCGTCAGATTTGCGGGCGTCTGGTCGAACACCTGATTGCGTTGAAACACGCCATCGGCTTCCACGAAACCCTCGGATTGCACGG of the Pseudomonas frederiksbergensis genome contains:
- the ercA gene encoding alcohol dehydrogenase-like regulatory protein ErcA translates to MSQSLSQLRKFVSPEIIFGAGCRHNVGNCAKTFGARKVLLVSDPGVIAAGWVADVEASLQAQGIEYVLYSAVSPNPRVEEVMLGADLYRENHCDVIVAVGGGSPMDCGKGIGIVVAHGRSILEFEGVDTIRVPSPPLILIPTTAGTSADVSQFVIISNQQERMKFSIVSKAVVPDVSLIDPETTLSMDPFLSACTGIDALVHAIEAFVSTGHGPLTDPHALEAMRLINGNLVQMIANPHDIALREKIMLGSMQAGLAFSNAILGAVHAMSHSLGGFLDLPHGLCNAVLVEHVVAFNYSSAPERFKVIAETFGIDCRGLNHRQICGRLVEHLIALKHAIGFHETLGLHGVSTADIPFLSQHAMHDPCILTNPRESSQRDVEVVYGEAL